One region of Oreochromis aureus strain Israel breed Guangdong linkage group 19, ZZ_aureus, whole genome shotgun sequence genomic DNA includes:
- the nkx2.4a gene encoding NK2 homeobox 4a isoform X2 codes for MSLSPKHTTPFSVTDILSPIEETYKKFSGMDGAGNLTSPLGAYRQPQVSQTGMQQHSMGHNATVASTYHMPHSVSQFSHSAMGGYCNGSIGNMGDLPSYQESMRNSAAATGWYSANPDPRYSTISRFMGPSTGMNMTGMGSLTGMADATKAMPALHAAPRRKRRVLFSQAQVYELERRFKQQKYLSAPEREHLASMIHLTPTQVKIWFQNHRYKMKRQAKDKAAQQMQQQQQDGSLCQQQAQSPRRVAVPVLVKDGKPCQNGSNTPTPNQQQHQNQQQVNTLELEEMSPSPPSLHSQLNMAQIDTSAVDYTSNMVSSNLLYGRTW; via the exons ATGTCGTTGAGCCCAAAGCACACAACGCCTTTTTCAGTGACAGATATTTTGAGTCCAATCGAGGAGACCTACAAGAAGTTTAGTGGCATGGACGGCGCAGGGAACCTAACCTCTCCACTGGGAGCCTACCGACAGCCTCAGGTGTCTCAGACCGGCATGCAACAGCACTCCATGGGCCATAACGCCACGGTGGCCAGCACTTACCACATGCCGCACAGCGTCTCCCAGTTCTCCCACAGCGCAATGGGAGGATACTGCAATGGAAGCATTGGCAACATGGGAGATCTTCCGTCGTACCAGGAAAGCATGCGGAATAGCGCAGCAGCAACAGGGTGGTACAGCGCCAACCCTGATCCAAGATACTCCACAA TTTCTAGATTCATGGGACCTTCCACAGGTATGAACATGACCGGCATGGGGAGTCTCACAGGAATGGCGGACGCCACCAAAGCCATGCCGGCTCTCCACGCTGCGCCCAGGAGGAAACGGCGCGTCCTGTTCTCACAGGCTCAGGTCTACGAGCTCGAGAGGAGGTTTAAGCAACAGAAATACCTGTCTGCGCCTGAAAGGGAGCACCTGGCCAGTATGATACACCTGACGCCGACTCAGGTGAAGATCTGGTTTCAGAACCACCGGTACAAGATGAAGCGCCAGGCCAAGGACAAGGCAGCGCAacagatgcagcagcagcaacaggacGGTTCTCTGTGCCAACAACAGGCGCAGTCCCCCAGGCGCGTAGCCGTGCCTGTTCTGGTGAAGGACGGTAAACCGTGCCAGAACGGCTCAAATACGCCAACGCCGAACCAGCAGCAG CATCAAAACCAGCAGCAGGTGAACACTTTGGAGCTGGAAGAGATGTCGCCCAGCCCTCCCTCACTGCACAGCCAGCTGAACATGGCACAGATAGACACATCTGCTGTAGATTACACCAGTAACATGGTCAGCTCAAACCTCCTGTACGGCAGAACGTGGTAG
- the nkx2.4a gene encoding NK2 homeobox 4a isoform X1 → MSLSPKHTTPFSVTDILSPIEETYKKFSGMDGAGNLTSPLGAYRQPQVSQTGMQQHSMGHNATVASTYHMPHSVSQFSHSAMGGYCNGSIGNMGDLPSYQESMRNSAAATGWYSANPDPRYSTISRFMGPSTGMNMTGMGSLTGMADATKAMPALHAAPRRKRRVLFSQAQVYELERRFKQQKYLSAPEREHLASMIHLTPTQVKIWFQNHRYKMKRQAKDKAAQQMQQQQQDGSLCQQQAQSPRRVAVPVLVKDGKPCQNGSNTPTPNQQQVQQNQQQSQQQSGAGVVLASSTNSLTQHQNQQQVNTLELEEMSPSPPSLHSQLNMAQIDTSAVDYTSNMVSSNLLYGRTW, encoded by the exons ATGTCGTTGAGCCCAAAGCACACAACGCCTTTTTCAGTGACAGATATTTTGAGTCCAATCGAGGAGACCTACAAGAAGTTTAGTGGCATGGACGGCGCAGGGAACCTAACCTCTCCACTGGGAGCCTACCGACAGCCTCAGGTGTCTCAGACCGGCATGCAACAGCACTCCATGGGCCATAACGCCACGGTGGCCAGCACTTACCACATGCCGCACAGCGTCTCCCAGTTCTCCCACAGCGCAATGGGAGGATACTGCAATGGAAGCATTGGCAACATGGGAGATCTTCCGTCGTACCAGGAAAGCATGCGGAATAGCGCAGCAGCAACAGGGTGGTACAGCGCCAACCCTGATCCAAGATACTCCACAA TTTCTAGATTCATGGGACCTTCCACAGGTATGAACATGACCGGCATGGGGAGTCTCACAGGAATGGCGGACGCCACCAAAGCCATGCCGGCTCTCCACGCTGCGCCCAGGAGGAAACGGCGCGTCCTGTTCTCACAGGCTCAGGTCTACGAGCTCGAGAGGAGGTTTAAGCAACAGAAATACCTGTCTGCGCCTGAAAGGGAGCACCTGGCCAGTATGATACACCTGACGCCGACTCAGGTGAAGATCTGGTTTCAGAACCACCGGTACAAGATGAAGCGCCAGGCCAAGGACAAGGCAGCGCAacagatgcagcagcagcaacaggacGGTTCTCTGTGCCAACAACAGGCGCAGTCCCCCAGGCGCGTAGCCGTGCCTGTTCTGGTGAAGGACGGTAAACCGTGCCAGAACGGCTCAAATACGCCAACGCCGAACCAGCAGCAGGTACAACAGAACCAACAGCAAAGCCAACAACAGAGCGGAGCTGGAGTCGTGCTCGCATCCTCCACCAACAGCCTCACCCAGCATCAAAACCAGCAGCAGGTGAACACTTTGGAGCTGGAAGAGATGTCGCCCAGCCCTCCCTCACTGCACAGCCAGCTGAACATGGCACAGATAGACACATCTGCTGTAGATTACACCAGTAACATGGTCAGCTCAAACCTCCTGTACGGCAGAACGTGGTAG